A genomic segment from Nymphalis io chromosome 7, ilAglIoxx1.1, whole genome shotgun sequence encodes:
- the LOC126769493 gene encoding tetra-peptide repeat homeobox protein 1-like gives MAAIHFFMMLLVASSLSAKEVDKKSKVSELLENGIKDEPAGKPAKRGIISSGHGYVSSGLSHGIGIGSGLSHGISIGSGLSHGIGIGSGLSSSIGLGGISGIGYGGGSGIGFGGGAGIGIGGGAGIGVGVGSGIAVGAGPAVAVAAPAVAVAPQVQTSVSVQPNPVILRQEVPRFITRTITRDVQVPVQVPVPVPVDRQVPYPVRVPVPVPVDRPVPVVHRVPVEITRQVPVYYERKVPYPVKVPVSVPVPYPVTVEKQVPVDRPVYVDRQVPVPHPVYVDRQVNVPVPVHVDRPVPVPHPVVVDRPVAVPQPVVVAKQVASVPISTGISSIGGSLGGLSYGGGLSYGSGLSYGGGLSYGSGLSYGHGSSGLISSGYGVSSSGYGISSGYGHSGGLSGYSKIISSH, from the exons ATGGCAGCGATTCACTTTTTTatg atgcTGCTTGTAGCAAGCAGCTTATCAGCCAAGGAGGTCGATAAGAAATCAAAGGTGTCAGAACTTCTTGAGAACGGAATCAAAGACGAGCCTGCAGGAAAGCCCGCTAAGAGAGGCATTATTTCCTCTGGTCATGGATACGTATCTTCAGGATTATCTCACGGAATCGGTATCGGTTCTGGTTTATCGCATGGAATCAGCATCGGTTCTGGATTATCTCACGGAATTGGTATCGGTTCCGGTTTGTCTTCGTCAATTGGCCTCGGAGGTATTTCGGGAATAGGATATGGTGGCGGATCAGGCATAGGATTCGGAGGTGGCGCTGGAATCGGAATCGGAGGTGGCGCTGGAATCGGAGTCGGTGTTGGTTCTGGAATAGCAGTCGGTGCTGGCCCTGCAGTGGCGGTCGCTGCCCCGGCTGTTGCTGTCGCGCCCCAAGTACAAACTTCCGTCTCAGTACAACCAAATCCAGTCATTCTTCGTCAAGAAGTACCTAGATTTATTACCCGGACAATCACCAGGGATGTTCAGGTCCCAGTACAAGTTCCCGTTCCAGTACCGGTCGACCGTCAAGTCCCATACCCAGTAAGAGTTCCAGTACCAGTACCAGTCGACAGACCAGTACCAGTTGTTCATAGAGTACCAGTTGAAATAACAAGACAGGTTCCTGTGTACTATGAAAGGAAGGTACCTTACCCGGTCAAGGTTCCAGTATCGGTACCAGTACCGTACCCAGTGACGGTTGAAAAGCAAGTACCAGTAGACAGACCAGTATACGTAGACCGTCAAGTACCCGTTCCACACCCAGTGTACGTCGATCGTCAAGTCAATGTGCCTGTACCTGTGCACGTCGACAGGCCCGTCCCAGTGCCGCATCCAGTGGTCGTAGATAGACCAGTCGCTGTACCACAGCCTGTTGTCGTTGCAAAGCAAGTTGCATCTGTTCCAATATCAACAGGTATTTCTAGCATCGGTGGCTCTCTTGGTGGTTTGTCTTACGGAGGTGGTTTATCATACGGAAGTGGTTTGTCATACGGAGGTGGCTTATCATACGGAAGTGGTTTGTCATACGGTCATGGTTCGTCTGGTCTCATTTCATCCGGATACGGTGTCTCTTCATCCGGCTACGGTATTTCATCTGGCTACGGTCACTCTGGCGGTTTATCTGGATACTCCAAAATCATCAGTAGCCActaa
- the LOC126769454 gene encoding phosphate-regulating neutral endopeptidase PHEX, which translates to MNAWSGGDCDTMGPPVTRAASANSTIPPLKNGSDLRETGYLIDVGSRTARFRRKHKNKIVSIVYFILMLLLLSIAIIMTVLYVKQKNNKPIPICLSKECLRSAANLALSMNTKAHPCEDFYQYVCGNWAKEHPRPDIFQSYDWFRDKQTKVYATVRDFLNRNTSDLPRPVNQAKDVYTACMDTETLDKRGLKPILKVLESLGLPAYPTYINVTEDTDYSTYAFDWLEAVINIKIQLGMDVLIGFDIFTDPKNSSIYKLVMGSPETTNPFPSMRNERKRHIGQRNLVRNKIERYKNDKIDVLDIKSYKKIENEEINEEDEKIAHVSKLYYAELIKLFLIETAPKDSNLTELQLDQNIFLAANDYHDLNDDMYELEASNDTSSEDDEYLNVPEYTVYEIQTHTDMIVRDNNGTAVPIWKRYLEGVFNISNVKLDFDNDKILISDPDLMYMALMAAYLSKTSPVLLELYVWIKVVEVMAAHTTTELRILFQRSYEALGNHDLYTPPRSQQCASAVNEMLGMAVSYAIADPRFIYITKPKIEVMLSEMKNALAHLVGQAKWMDDDTKLATYQKIIEMKTLVGSLNYGSLGTVLGHEITHGFDNFGRLFDKNGNLLPWWSNDTINSFVNKTQCFIDQYSSYYVPEIDRHVDGKKTLGENIADNGGVREALAALREHLRKNGPEPKLPGFEHLTSEQLFFLSFGNLWCGVSTKDTLKADLADEHSPQQFRARGALQNNADFARIWNCPPGSPMNPSKKCIIF; encoded by the exons atgaatGCGTGGTCTGGAGGCGACTGTGATACGATGGGACCACCAGTAACTc GCGCAGCAAGTGCTAATTCTACAATACCGCCTCTTAAAAATGGAAGTGATCTACGTGAAACGGGATATTTAATAGACGTCGGCTCCAGAACTGCTCG GTTTagaagaaaacataaaaataaaattgtgtctATCGTTTACTTCATTCTGATGTTACTTCTTTTGAGTATAGCTATTATAATGACAGTATTGT atGTTAAGCAAAAAAACAATAAGCCTATTCCTATATGTCTTAGTAAAGAATGTCTGAGATCAGCTGCTAATCTTGCCTTATCAATGAACACTAAAGCACATCCATGCGAGGACTTCTATCAG TATGTTTGTGGCAATTGGGCGAAAGAACATCCTCGTCCTGATATATTCCAGTCTTATGATTGGTTCAGGGATAAGCAAACTAAGGTGTACGCAACTGTACGGgactttttaaatagaaatacaagTGACTTACCACGGCCTGTGAATCAGGCCAAGGATGTGTATACTGCGTGTATGGACACAG agaCATTGGACAAACGTGGATTAAAaccaattttaaaagtattagaATCATTAGGATTACCCGCTTATCctacttatataaatgtaacagAAGATACTGACTACTCAACATATGCTTTTGATTGGTTAGAAGCggtaataaacattaaaattcaattaggAATGGATGTTCTGATTGGCTTTGATATATTTACTGATCCTAAAAATTCGTCCATTTATAAACTCGTTATGGGATCTCCAGAAACAACTAATCCTTTTCCAAG CATGCGCAACGAGAGAAAACGTCATATTGGTCAAAGAAATCTAGTAAGAAATAAGATCGaaagatataaaaatgataagatTGATGTCCTagatattaaaagttataaaaaaatcgaaaatgaGGAAATCAATGAAGAAGATGAAAAAATAGCTCATGTTTCTAAACTGTATTATGCGGAACTTATAAAACTGTTTCTCATTGAAACTGCACCAAAAGATTCCAATTTAACTGAATTACAATTGGATCAGAATATTTTCCTGGCTGCAAATGACTATCATGATTTAAACGATGATATGTATGAG CTAGAAGCTAGTAATGATACGTCGAGTGAGGatgatgaatatttaaatgtaccaGAATATACTGTTTATGAAATTCAAACACACACCGACATGATCGTTAGAGATAATAATGGAACAGCTGTACCTATTTGGAAACGATACTTAGAAGGTGTATTCAATATAAGTAATGTGAAACTGGATTTTGACAATGATAAAATTCTTATATCTGATCCTGATTTAATGTATATGGCACTCATGGCGGCATATCTGTCAAAAACTTCACCTGTTCTATTAGAACTTTACGTTTGGATTAAG GTGGTAGAAGTCATGGCAGCTCATACCACAACCGAGCTGCGAATACTATTTCAAAGATCATACGAAGCTCTTGGAAACCATGATTTATATACACCGCCTCGTAGCCAACAGTGCGCAAGTGCAGTCAATGAAATGCTAGGTATGGCTGTCTCGTATGCTATCGCTGATCCACGTTTCATCTATATTACTAAGCCTAAG atcGAGGTAATGCTAAGTGAAATGAAAAATGCACTTGCCCATCTTGTGGGTCAAGCCAAATGGATGGACGACGATACAAAATTAGCAACATATCAAAAGATCATTGAAATGAAGACATTAGTAGG ttCACTAAACTATGGCTCACTTGGTACTGTACTTGGACACGAAATAACTCACGGTTTTGACAATTTTG GCCGCTTGTTTGACAAAAATGGCAATTTATTGCCGTGGTGGTCGAATGACACCATAAATTCGTTTGTTAACAAAACGCAATGTTTTATTGATCAATATTCTTCCTACTACGTTCCAGAAATTGATCGACAT GTAGATGGTAAAAAGACATTAGGGGAGAATATTGCAGACAACGGTGGAGTTCGGGAGGCACTGGCCGCACTCAGAGAACACCTTCGGAAGAATGGCCCCGAACCGAAACTTCCCGGCTTTGAACATTTAACATCTGAACAACTATTTTTTCTATCGTTTGgaaat CTATGGTGCGGTGTTTCAACCAAAGATACATTAAAGGCAGATCTTGCTGATGAACATTCCCCACAGCAGTTCCGAGCACGCGGTGCGTTACAGAACAATGCTGACTTCGCTAGAATTTGGAACTGTCCACCAGGATCACCAATGAACCCTtccaaaaaatgtataattttctaa
- the LOC126769767 gene encoding cuticle protein 12.5-like, with translation MRSFVLFALFAVAAAKPTPGFLSGWDAPSLSYGHDAAPAFTISHAAPVYQAAPVVHAAPVYHAAPVVHAAPVAVSKAATSYSSFQRVIHPVQHQVVAQPVIHAAPVVHAAPVVAQPIVHAAPVISHAPIATYAQSYGHGW, from the exons ATGCGTTCCTTT GTATTATTCGCTCTTTTTGCGGTGGCTGCGGCCAAGCCTACTCCCGGATTCCTATCTGGTTGGGATGCACCCTCT CTAAGCTACGGGCATGACGCTGCACCCGCTTTCACGATATCGCACGCAGCGCCCGTGTACCAAGCAGCCCCTGTAGTCCACGCTGCCCCTGTGTACCACGCTGCCCCCGTGGTCCATGCTGCCCCTGTTGCTGTCTCTAAAGCAGCCACTAGCTACTCGTCCTTCCAGCGC GTGATCCACCCTGTTCAACACCAAGTTGTTGCACAGCCCGTGATCCATGCAGCCCCCGTGGTCCATGCTGCCCCAGTGGTCGCCCAACCCATTGTCCATGCTGCCCCTGTCATTTCTCATGCCCCGATCGCCACCTACGCTCAATCCTACGGTCATGGGTGGTAG